AGCAGGTGCTTGGGCCCCATCATCTTGCGCGCCTCGTCCATGTCCTTCCAGCGCCGGAGCATGCGTCGGGTCTCGACGGCGCCCGGCGAGATCGTGTTGGCGCGGATGCCTTGGGCGGCGTGGTCGGTGGCCAGCACCTTGGCGAGCTGGATCAGGGCGCCCTTGGTCGCGCAGTACGCCGGGCGCCCGGGCGAGGCGACCCGGCCGAGCTGCGACGCGATGAGGATTACGCTGCCGCCACCGCGCGCGATCATCGCGGGGATCGCCGCCTTCACCATCAGGAACGCGCCCGTGAGATTGATCCGGATCACCCGATCCCAGGCCGCCTCGTCCATCTCCAGCACGGTGGCGGTCCGATCGCTGTCGGCCGCGCCGTAGAGGAGAACGTCAAGACCGCCGAAACGATCGACGGTCGTA
The DNA window shown above is from Candidatus Methylomirabilota bacterium and carries:
- a CDS encoding SDR family oxidoreductase, giving the protein TLEKKTAIVVGAANGIGRATALAFAAAGARVACADIEEPGAKATAAAIERGGAQALPVHLDVTDGASCRAAVATTVDRFGGLDVLLYGAADSDRTATVLEMDEAAWDRVIRINLTGAFLMVKAAIPAMIARGGGSVILIASQLGRVASPGRPAYCATKGALIQLAKVLATDHAAQGIRANTISPGAVETRRMLRRWKDMDEARKMMGPKHLLGRLGLPEEIARAALYLASDASAFMTGSDLLIDGGYTAI